Genomic DNA from Microbacterium sp. NC79:
GGCCCAGGCGAGGTTGACCCAGTTCACGTCCGGGTGCGACTGCAGGTACGTCACGATACGAGAGGACAGGTCACCGCCAAGTGCATCCACGGGCAGATCAACAACATCCGCCGTGCAGGATTCACAATTCTCAGAGATGGTGTCGGTGAAGGCGGCCGTGCCTATGGGGGTGACGTCCATTGCGCTGACCATGAAGGTGACGGCATTCGTCCCTGCACCAGACTGGCTCATCACGAAGTTTGCGAGACGCTCGCCAGCGGCCGCGAACTCTGCGGGCCCGAAGTGGTTAACCGGCACCGACTCGGTGGGCTCCTGCGAACTGTTCATGTCGAGCACCGGAATGCCGCGCGCGGCAAGCGTTGCCGCTTCGTCAGCCCACACGGCCCGAGCGCTACCTGAGGTAATGACGGCATCAGGATTGTCGAGCACTGCCTGACCCCACGCCGCCTTCGTATCTTCCGGGGTGAGACCCGAGTCGATGCGGGTGAGCGTCCAGCCCACCGCATCGATCGACGCCTCGATCGTGTTGCCAAGGTCTTGACATGCGGGCAGCGCGCACTGCATGAAGTAGATTTCCTTGTCAGCCGGCACGTCACCCGCGATGGGTTCGTCGATACCGATGCTGGTGGGACGCAGCAGAACGTCTTTCACCTTAGCTGCGGCAGCGGTGGCGACTTTGTCGGTTGCCGGGGCCGCGTCGTCGCCTCCGCCCGCGGAACCATCCGCGGAGCAGGCAGTCAAAGCAAGGGTTGCGACGGCCAGCGTCGCGCCAAGGACAGCAAGTTTGCGATGCATAAATTGGACCTCTCTGTTCATCGTTGAAAGCGAGTGCATGGGTGCTGGTGTCAGGCGAGGGGTACAGAATCCTCGTCCGGGATGCCTGATGCCAGCGGAAGCGACCATAGGAGCGCCGCTAGCGCGCCCGCCATCGAATGTCCCGCCAGCCGAAACATTTGCCATGGCGAAGCATCTTCCAGCCCTTAGATGACTCGAAACGCCGTCAACGAAGCGGCGTCTCACTATGAAGGGAACATTATGACTACTCAAAGACGAGTTGTTCTCGTTACAGGCGCGTCCCGCGGCGCAGGACGCGGTATCGCGGTGGGTCTCGCACCCGATTCTGTCGTCTATATCACGGGCAGAACCTCCAGCCCTTCCCACGAAGATCAGTGGCTACCAGGATCGTTAGCCGAAACTGCTGGCGAGATCGAAGCTGCAGGTGGCGTGGCGGTGCCTGTTGCGTGTGATCACGGAGATGATGATCAGGTCGCAGCTCTGTTTGAGCAGATCACCCGCGATCACGGCCGTCTCGACATTCTTGTGAACAATGCGATCGCGCTCCCTCGCGAGCTGCCGGGGCCGCGCGGGTTCTGGGAAATGCCGCTCGACGATGAAGTACGGTTACTCAACGTGGGACTGCGCTCACACTACGTGTCGAGCTACCACGCGGCAAAGCTTATGGTGCCCCAGGGCAGCGGCCTCATCGTTAACACGTCATCACCCGGGGCACGCACTCACCTTCCAGGCGTACACACGCCGCCATATGGTGCAGGCAAGGCCGGTTCTGACAAGCTCATCCACGACATGGCGTGCGAACTCGAACCACATGGTGTTGCGGCCGTCGGGATCTGGATGGGTCTGCTGCTCACAGAGCGCGTTCTCGCTAACCCCGACTGGGTACGCGACGACGGAGTATTTCCCGGAATGGAGTCACCATGGTTCATCGGCCGTGTTATCGACGCTCTCTCTCGTGATGAAAAACTTGCGGCGCGTAGCGGTGGCATTTTCTATAGCAGCGAACTGGCTGCGGCTTACGGCGTGACAGAGGCAGATGGAACCACTCCACCGTCATATCGCGCATGGTTGGGAGCGCCTTCCTCGTTCACCGACGTATATCCGACAT
This window encodes:
- a CDS encoding substrate-binding domain-containing protein; amino-acid sequence: MHRKLAVLGATLAVATLALTACSADGSAGGGDDAAPATDKVATAAAAKVKDVLLRPTSIGIDEPIAGDVPADKEIYFMQCALPACQDLGNTIEASIDAVGWTLTRIDSGLTPEDTKAAWGQAVLDNPDAVITSGSARAVWADEAATLAARGIPVLDMNSSQEPTESVPVNHFGPAEFAAAGERLANFVMSQSGAGTNAVTFMVSAMDVTPIGTAAFTDTISENCESCTADVVDLPVDALGGDLSSRIVTYLQSHPDVNWVNLAWADMMVGVPDALRASGVGENVRFVTVGYGAAAMGYLADGDYLAAIDTPSGYEFAWRHVDTLLRMFNGEDIAPSVAHTYPAWIVTKDTLPSRDETFPSVVDFADQFKALWGV
- a CDS encoding SDR family NAD(P)-dependent oxidoreductase; this encodes MTTQRRVVLVTGASRGAGRGIAVGLAPDSVVYITGRTSSPSHEDQWLPGSLAETAGEIEAAGGVAVPVACDHGDDDQVAALFEQITRDHGRLDILVNNAIALPRELPGPRGFWEMPLDDEVRLLNVGLRSHYVSSYHAAKLMVPQGSGLIVNTSSPGARTHLPGVHTPPYGAGKAGSDKLIHDMACELEPHGVAAVGIWMGLLLTERVLANPDWVRDDGVFPGMESPWFIGRVIDALSRDEKLAARSGGIFYSSELAAAYGVTEADGTTPPSYRAWLGAPSSFTDVYPTYAEFVASEAAVS